The proteins below are encoded in one region of Sideroxydans lithotrophicus ES-1:
- a CDS encoding Lrp/AsnC family transcriptional regulator, which yields MQLDRYDLQILEILQQDGRISNQDLADRISLTPSPCLRRLHALEESGLITGYRALLDAKKLGLSLMALILISMDRHTPERLGNFEAKVLEIPDVLECLLITGQDADYQLKVVVKDMDAYQELLLNRITRIEGVTGVHSSFVLRRVVDKTALPLGTQA from the coding sequence ATGCAACTCGATCGCTACGATCTGCAGATATTGGAGATCCTTCAACAGGATGGGCGCATCAGCAACCAGGATCTGGCCGACCGCATCAGCCTCACGCCGTCGCCCTGCCTGCGGCGTCTGCATGCACTGGAAGAATCGGGACTGATCACCGGATACCGGGCGCTGCTCGACGCAAAAAAACTTGGTTTGTCGCTGATGGCACTGATCCTGATCTCGATGGACCGGCATACCCCCGAACGGTTGGGCAACTTCGAGGCTAAAGTACTGGAGATTCCGGATGTACTGGAATGCCTGCTCATCACCGGGCAGGATGCCGACTACCAGCTCAAGGTGGTGGTAAAGGACATGGATGCATACCAGGAGCTATTGCTCAACCGCATCACCCGCATCGAAGGGGTCACCGGCGTGCACAGCAGCTTCGTCTTGCGCCGTGTGGTGGACAAGACAGCGTTACCGCTAGGAACTCAGGCCTGA
- a CDS encoding MFS transporter, translating into MLNSKNYHWRIAGFYFFYYAFVGMFAPYWSLYLKSIHFDVIEISILMSIQPVMRMVAPGIWGWLADHTGKRLMVVQAAAGLSVLFYLGVFATTSFWGLFLVLALMSFFWSASMPLVEATTLSYLGKNTENYGRIRSWGSIGFILTVVGLGFAFDYIAIAWLLWAGLVCELGILMFARQLPSTDVLAHHTDHQPIRQIVLQPRVLALFGACFLMSVAHGPYYTFYSIYLVEHGYSKSAVGGLWALGVICEIGVFFLMPALANRFGFTRILLASFGAAVLRFLLIGWAVDWVVLLLFAQMLHALTFGAFHASSLGLVHQFFQGKHQSRGQALYGSVSYGAGGMLGGLASGPIWQHWGASALYSFSAGMAFLGLLLMWWKLRNAAHGVLTQA; encoded by the coding sequence ATGCTGAACTCCAAGAATTATCACTGGCGCATCGCCGGTTTCTATTTTTTCTATTACGCCTTCGTGGGGATGTTTGCGCCCTACTGGAGTCTGTATCTCAAGTCCATCCACTTCGACGTCATCGAGATTTCCATACTGATGTCGATCCAGCCGGTGATGCGCATGGTTGCCCCCGGCATCTGGGGCTGGCTGGCTGACCACACGGGCAAGCGGCTGATGGTTGTGCAGGCGGCAGCCGGGCTGAGTGTGCTGTTTTATCTGGGTGTGTTCGCCACCACCAGTTTCTGGGGCTTGTTTCTGGTGCTGGCTTTGATGAGCTTTTTCTGGAGCGCTTCGATGCCGCTGGTGGAGGCGACCACGCTCAGCTATCTGGGCAAGAACACCGAGAATTACGGACGCATCCGTTCCTGGGGATCCATCGGTTTTATTCTCACCGTGGTGGGGCTGGGTTTCGCCTTCGACTATATTGCCATCGCCTGGCTGTTGTGGGCGGGGCTGGTGTGCGAACTCGGCATCCTGATGTTTGCGCGCCAGTTGCCCAGCACTGATGTGCTGGCGCATCACACCGACCACCAGCCGATCCGCCAGATCGTGTTGCAGCCGCGCGTGCTGGCCTTGTTCGGCGCGTGCTTCCTGATGTCGGTCGCGCATGGTCCGTACTACACCTTCTATTCCATCTATCTGGTCGAGCACGGCTACTCCAAGAGCGCGGTAGGCGGGTTATGGGCGCTGGGGGTCATCTGCGAGATCGGCGTGTTCTTCCTGATGCCGGCGTTAGCCAACCGCTTCGGCTTTACCCGCATCCTGCTGGCCAGTTTTGGTGCTGCGGTACTGCGTTTCCTGCTGATAGGGTGGGCGGTGGACTGGGTGGTGCTGCTGTTGTTTGCCCAGATGCTGCACGCGCTTACCTTTGGCGCGTTTCATGCCAGTTCCCTGGGTCTTGTGCACCAGTTCTTTCAAGGCAAGCATCAATCCAGGGGGCAGGCGCTCTATGGAAGCGTTTCCTATGGTGCGGGCGGCATGCTGGGAGGTTTGGCGAGCGGCCCCATCTGGCAACACTGGGGCGCATCGGCGTTGTATTCATTCAGCGCGGGAATGGCGTTTCTGGGGCTGTTGCTGATGTGGTGGAAGCTGCGCAACGCGGCGCATGGTGTGTTGACTCAGGCCTGA
- the dnaK gene encoding molecular chaperone DnaK, with translation MGKIIGIDLGTTNSCVAIMENGKTKVIENAEGARTTPSIIAYMEDGEVLVGAPAKRQAVTNPKNTLYGVKRLIGRRFEEPMVQKDINMVPYSIVKAKNGDAWVKVRDKEISAPEISAQVLAKMKKTAEDYLGEPVTEAVITVPAYFNDSQRQATKDAGRIAGLEVKRIINEPTAAALAFGLDKQEGDRKIAVYDLGGGTFDISIIDIAEIDGEHQFEVMSTNGDTFLGGEDFDMRVIEFLVEEFKKESGVDLKKDMLALQRLKDAAEKAKIELSSAQQTEVNLPYITADATGPKHLAVKITRAKLESLVEDLVARTIEPCKIAMKDAGVSNADIADVILVGGQTRMPMVQEKVKAFFGKEARKDVNPDEAVAVGAAIQGGVLQGEVKDVLLLDVTPLSLGIETMGGVMTKLIKKNTTIPTKASQVFSTAEDNQNAVTIHVLQGEREMSSGNKSLGQFNLADIPPAPRGMPQIEVTFNIDANGILHVSAKDKATNKEANITIKASSGLSEEEINRMVADAEAHADEDKKAMELVTSRNQLDALIHSTNKSMKEYGEQLSADEKSAIEAALKDAEGVVKGDDKAAIDAKAEALATAAQKLGEKMYAAEQAKAQAAQGGAQPEAKADEADVVDAEFTEVKDDKK, from the coding sequence ATGGGAAAAATCATCGGTATCGACCTGGGCACGACCAACTCCTGCGTGGCCATCATGGAAAACGGCAAGACCAAGGTGATCGAGAACGCCGAAGGCGCTCGCACCACCCCGTCCATCATCGCCTACATGGAAGATGGTGAAGTGCTGGTGGGCGCGCCCGCCAAGCGCCAGGCCGTGACCAATCCCAAGAACACCCTGTACGGTGTGAAGCGCCTGATCGGCCGCCGCTTCGAAGAGCCGATGGTGCAAAAAGACATCAATATGGTTCCCTACTCCATCGTCAAGGCCAAGAACGGCGACGCCTGGGTGAAGGTGCGCGACAAGGAAATCTCCGCTCCGGAAATCTCCGCGCAAGTGCTGGCCAAGATGAAGAAGACCGCCGAGGACTATCTGGGCGAGCCAGTCACCGAGGCCGTCATCACCGTTCCCGCGTATTTCAACGACTCGCAGCGCCAGGCCACCAAGGACGCGGGCCGCATCGCCGGCCTGGAAGTGAAACGCATCATCAACGAGCCGACTGCGGCAGCGCTGGCGTTCGGTCTGGACAAACAGGAAGGCGACCGCAAGATCGCGGTGTATGACTTGGGCGGCGGCACCTTCGACATCTCCATCATCGACATCGCCGAAATCGACGGCGAACACCAGTTCGAAGTGATGTCCACCAACGGCGACACCTTCCTCGGCGGCGAAGACTTCGACATGCGCGTAATCGAGTTCCTGGTGGAAGAATTCAAGAAGGAAAGCGGCGTCGACCTGAAGAAGGACATGCTGGCCTTGCAGCGCCTGAAAGACGCGGCGGAAAAAGCCAAGATCGAACTGTCTTCAGCACAACAGACCGAAGTGAACCTGCCCTACATCACCGCCGATGCCACGGGCCCGAAACACCTGGCCGTGAAGATCACCCGCGCCAAGCTGGAAAGCCTGGTGGAAGACCTGGTCGCACGCACCATCGAGCCATGCAAGATCGCGATGAAGGATGCGGGCGTGTCCAATGCTGACATCGCCGACGTAATCCTGGTCGGCGGCCAGACCCGCATGCCGATGGTGCAGGAAAAAGTGAAGGCATTCTTCGGCAAGGAAGCGCGCAAGGACGTGAACCCGGACGAAGCCGTGGCAGTTGGTGCAGCGATCCAGGGCGGCGTGCTGCAGGGCGAAGTGAAAGACGTGCTGCTGCTGGACGTGACTCCGCTGTCTCTGGGTATCGAGACCATGGGCGGCGTGATGACCAAGCTCATCAAGAAGAACACCACGATCCCGACCAAGGCATCGCAGGTGTTCTCCACGGCTGAAGACAACCAGAACGCGGTGACCATCCACGTGCTGCAAGGCGAACGCGAAATGTCCTCCGGCAACAAGAGCCTGGGACAATTCAACCTGGCCGACATCCCGCCTGCACCGCGCGGCATGCCGCAGATCGAAGTGACCTTCAACATCGACGCCAACGGCATCCTGCACGTGAGCGCGAAGGACAAGGCCACCAACAAGGAAGCCAACATCACCATCAAGGCCAGCTCGGGCCTGAGCGAGGAAGAGATCAACCGCATGGTGGCCGATGCCGAAGCCCACGCCGACGAGGACAAGAAGGCGATGGAACTGGTGACTTCGCGCAACCAGCTGGACGCGCTGATCCACTCGACCAACAAGTCGATGAAGGAATATGGCGAGCAACTGTCCGCGGATGAGAAGTCCGCCATCGAGGCCGCGCTGAAAGATGCCGAAGGCGTGGTAAAGGGCGACGACAAGGCCGCCATCGACGCCAAGGCCGAAGCGCTGGCCACAGCCGCGCAGAAGCTGGGTGAGAAGATGTATGCCGCCGAACAGGCCAAGGCGCAGGCCGCCCAAGGCGGTGCTCAACCGGAAGCCAAAGCGGATGAGGCTGACGTGGTGGATGCGGAATTCACCGAAGTCAAAGACGACAAGAAATAA
- the dnaJ gene encoding molecular chaperone DnaJ, with the protein MSKRDYYEVLGVNRDASEEEIKKAYRKLAMKHHPDRNPDNPKAEEHFKEAKEAYETLSDGQKRAAYDQYGHSAFEAGGMGGGNPFGAGGAQGFDFGDIFGDIFGGGRGGRSQAHRGADLRYNMEITLEEAARGAEKQIRIPVMEECETCSGSGAKPGTSATTCQTCAGHGQVRMQQGFFSVQQTCPRCHGSGKQISSPCKDCHGTGRVKKQKTLEIKIPAGIDSGMRLRHSGHGEAGSHGAPHGDLYVEIHIKQHSVFQRDGDDLHCEMPISFATAALGGEIEIPTLDGAARIKIPAETQSGKQFRLRGKGIKGMRTHTHGDLHCHVVVETPSNLTDRQKELLREFDAISQQDSARHSPRAKSWMGKVKEFFGQ; encoded by the coding sequence ATGAGCAAGCGCGACTACTACGAAGTCCTCGGCGTCAACCGCGACGCCTCGGAAGAAGAGATAAAAAAGGCTTATCGCAAGCTGGCGATGAAGCACCACCCCGACCGCAACCCGGACAACCCGAAAGCGGAGGAACACTTCAAGGAAGCCAAGGAAGCCTACGAGACCCTGTCCGACGGGCAGAAGCGCGCGGCTTACGACCAGTATGGTCACTCTGCCTTCGAAGCCGGCGGCATGGGTGGCGGCAATCCCTTCGGCGCCGGCGGAGCGCAGGGTTTCGATTTCGGCGACATCTTCGGCGACATCTTCGGTGGCGGTCGCGGCGGACGTTCGCAGGCGCATCGCGGCGCCGACCTGCGCTACAACATGGAGATCACACTGGAAGAAGCGGCGCGCGGCGCGGAAAAACAGATCCGCATCCCGGTCATGGAAGAGTGCGAGACCTGCAGCGGTTCCGGCGCCAAGCCCGGCACCAGCGCCACCACCTGCCAGACCTGCGCAGGCCATGGCCAGGTGCGCATGCAACAGGGCTTCTTCTCCGTCCAGCAGACCTGCCCGCGCTGTCACGGCAGCGGCAAGCAGATCAGCTCGCCGTGCAAGGACTGCCACGGCACCGGCCGGGTGAAGAAACAGAAGACGCTGGAGATCAAGATCCCCGCGGGTATCGACAGCGGCATGCGCCTGCGCCACAGCGGGCATGGCGAAGCCGGCAGCCACGGCGCGCCGCACGGCGACCTGTATGTGGAGATCCACATCAAGCAACACAGCGTGTTCCAGCGCGACGGCGACGACCTGCATTGCGAAATGCCGATCAGCTTCGCCACTGCCGCACTCGGCGGCGAGATCGAGATCCCCACGCTGGACGGTGCCGCACGCATCAAGATCCCGGCCGAGACGCAGAGCGGCAAGCAGTTCCGTTTGCGCGGCAAGGGCATCAAGGGCATGCGCACCCACACGCATGGCGACCTGCATTGCCATGTCGTGGTGGAGACCCCGTCCAATCTGACCGATCGACAAAAAGAACTGCTGCGCGAGTTCGACGCCATCAGCCAGCAGGACAGCGCCCGCCACAGCCCGCGCGCCAAATCGTGGATGGGCAAGGTGAAGGAATTCTTCGGCCAATAA
- a CDS encoding LemA family protein: protein MGSTLILLGICVVVLIYGITLYNNLVSLKHGVSKAWANIDVLLKQRHDELPKLVEVCKQYKQFEQETLQRVIAARSQVQSARESQDIEALGKAEGMMRTSLGGLFAVAEAYPELKTNQNFMQLQTRITGLENGIADRRELYNDSVNIYNVGLEQFPGVLIANMFAYAAKPLLEFSTAEKADVDMKSLFS from the coding sequence ATGGGTAGCACGCTAATCCTTCTCGGCATCTGCGTCGTCGTACTGATCTACGGCATCACCTTGTACAACAACCTGGTCAGCCTCAAGCACGGGGTTTCCAAGGCATGGGCGAACATCGATGTGCTGCTCAAACAGCGCCACGACGAGCTGCCCAAACTGGTCGAGGTGTGCAAGCAATACAAACAGTTCGAGCAGGAGACCTTGCAGCGCGTGATCGCCGCACGCTCCCAGGTGCAATCCGCCCGCGAAAGCCAGGATATCGAAGCGTTGGGCAAGGCCGAAGGAATGATGCGCACCAGCCTGGGCGGCCTGTTCGCGGTAGCCGAAGCCTATCCCGAACTGAAGACCAACCAGAACTTCATGCAGCTGCAGACCCGCATCACCGGGCTGGAGAATGGCATCGCCGACCGCCGTGAGCTGTATAACGATTCGGTGAACATCTACAACGTCGGCCTCGAACAGTTCCCGGGAGTGCTCATCGCCAACATGTTCGCCTATGCCGCAAAACCGCTGCTGGAATTCTCCACTGCCGAAAAAGCCGACGTGGACATGAAGTCCCTGTTCAGCTAG
- a CDS encoding GIDE domain-containing protein, whose translation MLTTLRREYAQLITSGGQLLLLLVGFKLESRTGWLWCLGSMSFVSLLAWYSTLYRLRAISGTPTSRIASAAQGYVELVGQGQVHGMPILSRYSNLPCLWCRYKLERKRSDNKGWNTEEQGENSAPFIVDDDTGKCVVDPQGAEILTRHKDSWTSGEYRYTEWRLLDIDTIYALGEFRTAGGSNTTLTQDELVKQVLSEWKMDNADLLKRFDLDNNGVLDMQEWMLARSAAKREAEKRLDEARAEPDINFMIKPPDGRLFLISNLDQDKLALRYKLWAWAHIVILFGALGVLAWLTRQP comes from the coding sequence ATGCTGACCACCCTCCGCCGCGAATACGCGCAGCTCATCACTTCCGGCGGGCAACTATTACTGCTGCTTGTCGGCTTCAAGCTGGAATCGCGTACCGGCTGGCTGTGGTGCCTGGGCAGCATGTCCTTCGTCAGCCTGCTCGCCTGGTATTCCACCCTGTATCGCCTGCGCGCGATCAGCGGCACTCCCACTTCGCGCATCGCCTCCGCTGCTCAGGGCTATGTCGAACTGGTCGGGCAAGGCCAAGTGCATGGCATGCCTATCCTGTCCAGGTATTCGAACCTGCCCTGTCTGTGGTGCCGCTATAAACTCGAACGCAAGCGCAGCGACAACAAGGGCTGGAACACCGAGGAACAGGGCGAGAACAGCGCACCGTTCATTGTCGACGACGATACCGGAAAATGTGTGGTCGATCCGCAAGGTGCCGAGATACTCACCCGGCACAAGGACAGCTGGACATCGGGAGAGTACCGCTACACCGAATGGAGGCTGCTGGATATCGACACGATCTATGCTCTCGGCGAATTCAGGACTGCTGGCGGTAGCAACACCACGCTCACACAGGACGAATTGGTGAAGCAGGTCCTGTCCGAATGGAAGATGGACAACGCCGACCTGCTCAAGCGTTTCGACCTGGACAACAACGGCGTGCTCGACATGCAGGAGTGGATGCTGGCGCGATCGGCCGCAAAGCGCGAAGCGGAAAAACGTCTGGATGAGGCTCGCGCCGAACCCGATATCAACTTCATGATCAAGCCGCCGGATGGGCGGCTGTTCCTCATCAGCAACCTCGACCAGGACAAACTGGCACTCCGCTACAAACTCTGGGCCTGGGCGCATATCGTGATCCTGTTCGGCGCGTTGGGAGTCCTGGCCTGGCTGACGCGACAGCCTTAA
- a CDS encoding GNAT family N-acetyltransferase has product MDQPTLKIIEDIADIPAAEWDALAGGDPTLSHAFFLALQESGCAMPQFGWKAQFITLWQGPTLAGAMPLYLKMNSFGEHVFDFAWADAYQRNGLRYYPKLVCAVPFTPVSGRRLLAASDETRGLLLNHALQYARDSGVSSLHCLFLNEADALEAQAQGMMLRQDVQFHWQNPGYRDFDDFLSTLSRDKRKRIKQERRKVKEAGIELQCISGETTTLEQWSFFASCYLHTLRLHNSPHQLNEDFFQRIGAALPQHTLLVIASREGRPIASALNYKTEEALYGRSWGTFEFHSGLHFEVCYYQAIEFCIKHDLKTFEGGAGGEHKLARGFLPVTTRSAHWLAHPQFARAVENYLQNETHAISEYLDELNERNPFKH; this is encoded by the coding sequence ATGGATCAGCCCACCCTGAAAATCATCGAGGACATTGCAGACATTCCAGCAGCAGAATGGGATGCGCTTGCCGGGGGCGATCCGACGCTTTCCCACGCCTTCTTCCTTGCGCTGCAGGAAAGCGGCTGTGCCATGCCGCAGTTCGGCTGGAAGGCGCAATTCATCACCCTGTGGCAGGGGCCAACTCTTGCGGGTGCGATGCCGCTTTACCTCAAGATGAATTCTTTTGGCGAACATGTGTTCGATTTTGCCTGGGCCGATGCCTATCAACGCAATGGCTTGCGCTATTACCCCAAGCTGGTCTGTGCCGTTCCATTCACCCCGGTGAGCGGCAGGCGCTTGTTGGCAGCATCGGATGAAACGCGCGGCTTGCTGCTGAATCATGCCTTGCAATATGCTCGGGACAGCGGCGTCTCTTCGTTGCATTGCCTGTTCCTGAACGAGGCCGATGCACTGGAAGCGCAGGCTCAGGGCATGATGCTGCGCCAGGACGTGCAGTTCCATTGGCAGAACCCGGGCTATCGGGACTTCGACGATTTCCTGTCCACACTGAGCCGCGACAAGCGCAAACGCATCAAGCAGGAACGGCGCAAGGTGAAAGAGGCCGGCATCGAACTGCAATGCATCTCCGGAGAAACCACCACTTTGGAACAGTGGTCCTTCTTCGCCTCCTGCTACCTGCACACCCTGCGTCTGCACAATTCGCCGCACCAGCTGAACGAGGATTTCTTCCAGCGCATCGGCGCCGCACTGCCGCAGCACACCCTGCTGGTCATCGCATCGCGCGAAGGCCGACCCATCGCCAGCGCACTGAATTACAAGACCGAAGAAGCCCTGTACGGGCGTTCATGGGGAACGTTCGAATTCCATTCCGGACTGCATTTCGAGGTTTGCTACTACCAGGCCATCGAGTTCTGCATCAAGCATGATCTCAAGACCTTTGAAGGCGGCGCAGGAGGCGAGCACAAACTGGCGCGCGGCTTCCTGCCGGTGACCACGCGTTCTGCGCATTGGCTGGCACATCCGCAGTTCGCCCGGGCAGTGGAGAATTACCTGCAGAACGAGACCCATGCCATCTCGGAATACCTGGACGAACTGAATGAGCGCAACCCTTTCAAACACTAG
- a CDS encoding cytochrome c, whose protein sequence is MKILPIPFIALTGMLLANAAVAENDMMQIGKHHDMSMIDTRISLNESPQMKQHQLSNMREHVVAVKSIVGLMAEGRFEEASKIAHDKLGLTPEMKMMCGMFNNENFEQLGLAFHRSGDELGDALHTGDIKASLRSLNKTMQYCVECHATYRQ, encoded by the coding sequence ATGAAGATATTACCCATTCCATTCATAGCGTTGACTGGCATGCTGCTCGCCAATGCAGCCGTTGCCGAGAACGATATGATGCAAATCGGCAAGCATCACGACATGAGCATGATCGACACGCGCATCTCGCTGAACGAATCACCGCAGATGAAACAACATCAGCTGTCAAACATGCGGGAACATGTGGTAGCGGTCAAATCCATCGTCGGCCTGATGGCGGAAGGCAGATTCGAGGAAGCCTCGAAGATCGCGCATGACAAGCTCGGCTTGACCCCGGAAATGAAAATGATGTGCGGCATGTTCAATAACGAGAACTTCGAGCAGCTTGGACTGGCCTTCCACAGGAGCGGCGACGAACTCGGCGATGCGCTGCATACCGGCGACATCAAAGCGTCGTTGCGCTCACTCAACAAGACCATGCAGTATTGCGTCGAATGCCATGCGACTTACCGTCAGTAG
- a CDS encoding murein transglycosylase domain-containing protein: protein MKVKSGLMLVTAGALCLPACTTQQMISVATAKNPEQALKSMAQRRVTAYQYNPTLILSDIRKAKAEYDRLMGNVEKESGAKWGKKESRVLASRTRYVKYTENYKNRVVVDYDAGTILIEQLDEESAKEKLRKAAVVALLTPDDPGAVDLFSDKEIPLGGQPYLQDLVVDQDNVVLQTRADIDRYTQYLVDSRLQSRTIDVNGVNKKVLYVEMHMVNAHMDRRALQYAASVRKYSGDTQVSRSLIFAIIKVESSFNPYAVSSVPAYGMMQLVPSSGGREAYRKAKGEDVMPSKDYLFNADNNIELGATYLGVLLNDSPLRDIRNPVSREYCAIAAYNTGPSNVLRAFSKLSGKARQNDALDRINSMRPDEVYDALRTRLPYAETRGYIVSAVAAKKRYAAM from the coding sequence ATGAAGGTCAAGAGCGGATTGATGTTGGTGACGGCAGGCGCACTTTGCCTGCCGGCATGCACCACGCAGCAGATGATCAGCGTGGCGACGGCGAAGAATCCGGAGCAGGCGCTGAAGAGCATGGCGCAGCGCCGGGTGACGGCGTATCAATACAATCCCACGCTGATCCTTTCCGATATCAGGAAAGCCAAGGCTGAATACGACCGCCTGATGGGCAATGTCGAAAAAGAGAGCGGCGCGAAGTGGGGCAAGAAAGAGTCCCGCGTGCTGGCGAGCCGCACGCGCTATGTGAAGTACACCGAGAACTACAAGAACCGCGTGGTGGTGGATTACGATGCGGGCACCATCCTCATCGAGCAGCTGGACGAGGAGAGCGCAAAGGAGAAATTGCGCAAAGCGGCAGTCGTGGCATTGCTGACGCCGGACGATCCGGGTGCGGTCGACCTGTTCTCGGACAAGGAGATACCTCTCGGAGGCCAGCCCTATCTGCAGGATCTGGTGGTGGACCAGGATAATGTGGTGCTGCAGACACGCGCTGACATCGACCGCTATACCCAGTATCTGGTCGACAGCAGATTGCAGAGCCGCACCATCGATGTCAACGGCGTGAACAAGAAGGTGCTGTACGTGGAGATGCACATGGTGAATGCGCATATGGACCGGCGCGCGCTGCAATATGCAGCCTCGGTGCGCAAGTATTCAGGCGACACCCAGGTCAGCCGCAGCCTGATCTTTGCCATCATCAAGGTCGAGAGTTCGTTCAATCCCTATGCGGTCTCAAGTGTGCCCGCTTACGGCATGATGCAGCTCGTTCCATCGAGCGGCGGACGCGAGGCGTATCGCAAGGCCAAGGGCGAGGACGTGATGCCGAGCAAGGACTATCTGTTCAACGCCGACAACAACATCGAGCTGGGGGCGACCTATCTTGGCGTGCTGCTCAACGACAGCCCGTTGCGCGATATCCGCAATCCCGTATCGCGCGAATACTGCGCCATTGCGGCCTACAACACCGGGCCCAGCAATGTGTTGCGTGCGTTCAGCAAGTTGAGCGGCAAGGCGCGCCAGAACGATGCGCTGGACAGGATCAATTCGATGCGTCCGGACGAGGTGTACGATGCTTTGCGCACCAGGCTGCCTTATGCCGAGACTCGCGGTTACATCGTGAGTGCGGTAGCTGCGAAGAAACGCTATGCCGCGATGTAA